The Irregularibacter muris sequence TGAATCCTTTTCAATATATTTTTTATATTCATCTAGGGTGGTCGCACCGATGGTTTGCAATTCCCCTCGGGCTAAAGCAGGTTTGATGATATTTGAAGCATCGATGGCCCCCTCTGCTGCTCCTGCTCCCACAATGGTATGGAGTTCATCAATAAACAAAATGACATCCGCAGAATTACGTATTTCTTCCATTACCTTTTTAAGCCGGTCTTCAAATTCTCCCCTATACTTTGCTCCTGCCACCATTCCAGAAAGGTCTAAAGTAACCACTTTTTTATCCTTTAAGTTCTCAGGGATACTCCCTTCTATAATTCTTTGGGCCAGTCCCTCTGCTATTGCAGTTTTTCCTACACCAGGTTCTCCAATTAAACAAGGATTGTTCTTGGTCCTTCGACTGAGAATTTGAATAACCCGTTCTATTTCTTTTTCTCTACCAATAACTGGGTCAATCTTTCCTTCCCTTGCTAGCTCGGTAAGATCTCGACCAAACTGCTCCAGGGTGGGTGTATTTGTTTTTTGCTTTCTTTTGCTATTTTCCTGGGAGGAAGGATTGCTATTGAGATGATTCATCACTTCCTGTCTAGTTTTATCAAAACTGATATCTAAATCATGAAGTACCTTAGCTGCTACCCCTTCTCCCTCTCGGATTAATCCTAAAAGTAAGTGTTCTGTCCCTATATAATTATGGCCTAAGCTCCTTGCCTCAGCTAAGCTTAGTTCTAATACTCTCTTTGTCCTAGGAGTATACCCTACAATTTTAGAATTGCCCTCATCTCCTGTACCTATGATTTTTACAATCTCATTTCTTACTTTTTCCAAATCCACCCCTAGGTTTTTTAGGGAAACTGCTGCCACGCCATCCCCTTGCCTGATCAGTCCAAGAAGTAAATGCTCAGTTCCTACGTAATTATGGTTAAGGCTACTGGCCTCCTGTTGTGCAAATACAAGGGCTTGCTGTGCCTTTTCTGTAAATCTTCCAAACATCGCCATTTAAAGCACCTCCAGTTATTTTTCAATCTTTTCGCGAATATATTGGGTTCGAATGTAGTCTCTTTCTCTTTCATCCATTCTTCGATTATAATTTTTTTGCAACATACCTGTTTGAATATTGGTCATCAAGTTATTAATAACATCCATATCGATATCTTGAATATAGCCCAAATCTATCCCTAGTCTTACATAGGATAACAATTTCATGCATTCATCTGAGGATAAAATTCTTGCATATTTTAAAATGCCATAAGAACGATAGATTTTATCCTGTAAATTGATAGGGTTATACTCCTTCATATTCATTCTTATTTGTCTTTCTCTTTTAAGAATTTCCTTTACCACGGAATGTAAATTACTAATAATATCCTTTTCTGAAGAACCTAAAGTGATCTGATTGGATATCTGAAATAAATCTCCTATAAACTCTGTACCCTCTCCATAAATCCCTCTGATGGTAATCCCTAACTTCCCAATAGCTTGTATGACAGAGTTAATTTGCCCGGTCAATACCAGACAGGGAAGATGTACCATTACAGAAGCTCTCATCCCTGTTCCTATATTTGTAGGACAGGCTGTTAAATATCCCCATTTTTCATGGAAAGAAAAAGGTATGGTTTCCTCTAAAAGATCATCTATTTTATTGGCGATCTCCCAGACTTTGTTCAATTGAAATCCCGGCAGGATACATTGAATGCGGAGATGATCTTCTTCATTAATCATTATGCTTACTTGCTCACCCTGTTGGATCAAAACCGCACCTATTTTGCTTTTTCCTAGATCAGGGCTAATGAGATGTTTCTCCACCAATACTTGTCTTTCTAAGGAGGATATCTTATCCATTTCTATGAGTTCAAACTCATGAGCTATAGCCGAATTGCTATAAAGAATGGCTTCGTGGATAGATTGAATCACTTCCTTAGCTTGTTCTTCCTGCATAAAAGTGGGCATGACTTTCCCTAAAATATTTCTTGCTAATCTTATTCTACTACTGATAACAATATCGTTATCTCCTCCTGGGTTGATATCCCATGCTGTCATATGGCTCCCCCTTTCTAAGATAACCCCTCATTTTTGGCTTTGATTTCATCCCTTAGTTTAGCGGCCAATTCATATTCTTCATTTTCTACGGCCCTTTGTAATTGTTCTTTTAGTTCTTCAATTTCTTTTTTTAGTCTAATATTTTTGGTGGTGTTATGGGGGATTTTGCCTTTATGTTCTTCGCTACCATGAA is a genomic window containing:
- a CDS encoding protein arginine kinase yields the protein MTAWDINPGGDNDIVISSRIRLARNILGKVMPTFMQEEQAKEVIQSIHEAILYSNSAIAHEFELIEMDKISSLERQVLVEKHLISPDLGKSKIGAVLIQQGEQVSIMINEEDHLRIQCILPGFQLNKVWEIANKIDDLLEETIPFSFHEKWGYLTACPTNIGTGMRASVMVHLPCLVLTGQINSVIQAIGKLGITIRGIYGEGTEFIGDLFQISNQITLGSSEKDIISNLHSVVKEILKRERQIRMNMKEYNPINLQDKIYRSYGILKYARILSSDECMKLLSYVRLGIDLGYIQDIDMDVINNLMTNIQTGMLQKNYNRRMDERERDYIRTQYIREKIEK